The following proteins are encoded in a genomic region of Clarias gariepinus isolate MV-2021 ecotype Netherlands chromosome 12, CGAR_prim_01v2, whole genome shotgun sequence:
- the kdm7aa gene encoding lysine-specific demethylase 7A isoform X2 — MSRGCKMAAAQLYCVCRQPYDLNRFMIECDICKDWFHGSCVQVEEHHAADIDEYHCPNCHPIHGPSLMKKRNNWHRHDYTEDDDDGRRPVQAGTAVFIQQLQARSFPSADGIVLRMQGSHVTRHYLETEGFNYPIAVQDMEGLGLRLPPPHFSVRDVQHYVGGDKVIDVIDVARQADSKMKLREFVKYYYQHERPKVLNLISLEFSDTKMAELVEVPRIAREMSWVEKYWPDDSIFPKPFVQKYCLMGVKNSYTDFHIDFGGTSVWYHVLWGEKIFYLIQPTKTNLALYESWSSSANQSEVFFGEKVEKCYKCVVKQGTTVLLPPGWIHAVLTSQDCMAFGGNFLHNLNIDMQLKCYEMERRLKTPDLFKFPYFEAITWYVAKNLLKTLKELREEKRQPQEYLIEGVKALISALKTWLRRELTATSSEIPDHIQPSLLIKELSREIRYLEEPEEDPSKSVRSLGDAESLSARSSLRRRRQARRAARRLGDLHRHHHHHLHHHHEPKLRSNLDILELHTRAVLKRLEVGPLDEDARVSSKVNRKFKKVFQPSAVTIESNHDNALRLVLCNGRITCERLCLSNRALKSEKDETSPCQQYQVKLESPSPCQQEKVKVESGLQCVGQVAHHELRIKLTNLSGLQKEEEEDDEDDDDDDDEDDDDEQDSSDSGSSEDEEEREMPVIRNSGSYHHQPLKRERPSSPGRVPEGGAVPQETWWSSGSSSAVCVGGRNGGSVEECLYSESSLSLALHPTKRHTHNPSPINNQATKGKRPKKGNATSKPRLSKLMKMSTHTRLLL; from the exons ATGAGCAGAGGATGCAAGATGGCGGCGGCCCAGCTCTACTGTGTGTGCCGGCAGCCGTACGATCTCAACCGCTTCATGATCGAGTGTGACATCTGTAAGGACTGGTTCCACGGCAG ctgtgtgCAGGTGGAGGAGCATCATGCAGCAGATATTGACGAGTATCACTGTCCTAACTGTCATCCCATCCACGGACCCTCActca TGAAAAAGAGGAATAACTGGCACAGACACGACTACactgaggatgatgatgatggtagaCGGCCGGTTCAGGCTGGAACAGCCGTCTTCATACAGCAGCTGCAGGCCAGGAGCTTCCCCAG TGCTGATGGGATCGTGCTGCGGATGCAGGGAAGTCATGTGACCCGGCACTACCTTGAGACCGAGGGCTTCAATTACCCCATCGCAGTGCAGGACATGGAGGGGCTGGGACTCAGACTGCCCCCACCTCACTTCTCCGTCAGAGACGTCCAGCACTATGTcg GCGGAGATAAAGTGATCGACGTGATCGACGTGGCCCGGCAGGCCGACAGCAAGATGAAGCTCAGAGAGTTTGTCAAGTATTATTACCAACACGAGCGTCCCAAAGTGCTCAACCTCATCAGCCTGGAGTTCTCAGATACCaa gatggcCGAGCTGGTGGAAGTGCCGCGAATCGCCCGCGAGATGTCCTGGGTGGAGAAGTACTGGCCGGATGACTCCATCTTCCCCAAGCCGTTTGTGCAGAAGTACTGCCTGATGGGGGTGAAGAACAGCTACACTGACTTCCACATCGACTTTGGAGGAACCTCCGTCTGGTACCACGTCCTCTGG ggagaGAAGATTTTCTACCTGATCCAGCCGACTAAGACCAACCTGGCGCTGTACGAGTCGTGGAGCTCGTCAGCCAATCAGAGCGAAGTATTCTTCGGAGAGAAGGTGGAGAAGTGCTACAAGTGTGTGGTGAAGCAGGGCACCACCGTGCTGCTGCctccag GTTGGATCCACGCGGTTCTCACGTCTCAGGACTGCATGGCGTTCGGAGGGAACTTCTTACACAACCTGAACATCGACATGCAGCTCAA gtgTTACGAGATGGAGCGGAGACTGAAGACTCCAGATCTTTTCAAGTTTCCGTATTTCGAGGCCATCACCTGGTACGTGGCCAAGAACCTGCTGAAGACGCTGAAAG aGCTGCGAGAGGAGAAGCGTCAGCCTCAGGAATATCTAATAGAGGGAGTGAAAGCTTTAATATCCGCCCTGAAGACGTGGCTGAGGAGGGAG TTGACGGCAACGAGCAGCGAGATTCCGGACCACATCCAGCCGAGCCTCCTGATCAAGGAGCTAAGCAGAGAGATCCGTTACCTGGAGGAGCCGGAG GAGGATCCGAGTAAGTCGGTGAGATCTCTGGGAGACGCGGAGAGCCTGTCCGCTCGGTCCTCGCTCAGGAGACGCCGCCAGGCGCGGAGAGCCGCCCGACGACTCGGAGACCTCCATcgccatcaccatcaccatctaCACCATCATCACGAACCCAAGCTCAGATCCAACCTGGACATCCTGGAGCTGCACACCCGGGCGGTCCTGAAGAGGCTGGAGGTCGGCCCCCTGGACGAG GACGCGCGCGTGAGCTCCAAGGTCAACAGGAAGTTCAAGAAGGTTTTCCAGCCGTCTGCTGTAACCATTGAGAGTAACCATGACAACGCTCTGCGGCTGGTGCTGTGTAACGGCAGGATCACATG cGAGAGGCTGTGTCTCAGTAACAGAGCGCTAAAATCGGAGAAGGACGAGACGTCGCCGTGCCAACAGTACCAGGTCAAACTGGAAAGCCCGTCGCCGTGCCAACAGGAAAAAGTAAAAGTGGAGTCGGGGTTACAGTGCGTGGGTCAGGTCGCTCATCACG AACTCAGGATAAAACTGACGAACCTCTCAGGGCTGcagaaggaggaagaggaagatgacgaggatgatgatgatgatgatgatgaagatgatgatgatgag CAGGACAGTTCAGATTCAGGGAGCTCTGAGGACGAAGAGGAGCGTGAGATGCCTGTGATCAGGAACTCAGGGAGTTACCATCACCAACCACTCAAACG GGAGCGTCCTTCCTCCCCCGGCAGGGTGCCAGAGGGGGGCGCTGTGCCTCAGGAGACGTGGTGGAGCAGCGGCAGTAGCAGCGCGGTGTGTGTCGGCGGAAGAAACGGCGGTTCAGTAGAGGAGTGTTTATACAGCGAGAGCTCACTGTCTCTGGCACTGCATCCAACAaaacgacacacacacaaccccagCCCCATCAACAACCAGGCCACTAAAG gaaagCGTCCGAAGAAAGGCAACGCGACGTCCAAGCCGAGGCTGAGCAAGCTGATGAAGATGAGCACACACACTCGACTGCTGTTATAA
- the kdm7aa gene encoding lysine-specific demethylase 7A isoform X1, whose translation MSRGCKMAAAQLYCVCRQPYDLNRFMIECDICKDWFHGSCVQVEEHHAADIDEYHCPNCHPIHGPSLMKKRNNWHRHDYTEDDDDGRRPVQAGTAVFIQQLQARSFPSADGIVLRMQGSHVTRHYLETEGFNYPIAVQDMEGLGLRLPPPHFSVRDVQHYVGGDKVIDVIDVARQADSKMKLREFVKYYYQHERPKVLNLISLEFSDTKMAELVEVPRIAREMSWVEKYWPDDSIFPKPFVQKYCLMGVKNSYTDFHIDFGGTSVWYHVLWGEKIFYLIQPTKTNLALYESWSSSANQSEVFFGEKVEKCYKCVVKQGTTVLLPPGWIHAVLTSQDCMAFGGNFLHNLNIDMQLKCYEMERRLKTPDLFKFPYFEAITWYVAKNLLKTLKELREEKRQPQEYLIEGVKALISALKTWLRRELTATSSEIPDHIQPSLLIKELSREIRYLEEPEEDPSKSVRSLGDAESLSARSSLRRRRQARRAARRLGDLHRHHHHHLHHHHEPKLRSNLDILELHTRAVLKRLEVGPLDEQDARVSSKVNRKFKKVFQPSAVTIESNHDNALRLVLCNGRITCERLCLSNRALKSEKDETSPCQQYQVKLESPSPCQQEKVKVESGLQCVGQVAHHELRIKLTNLSGLQKEEEEDDEDDDDDDDEDDDDEQDSSDSGSSEDEEEREMPVIRNSGSYHHQPLKRERPSSPGRVPEGGAVPQETWWSSGSSSAVCVGGRNGGSVEECLYSESSLSLALHPTKRHTHNPSPINNQATKGKRPKKGNATSKPRLSKLMKMSTHTRLLL comes from the exons ATGAGCAGAGGATGCAAGATGGCGGCGGCCCAGCTCTACTGTGTGTGCCGGCAGCCGTACGATCTCAACCGCTTCATGATCGAGTGTGACATCTGTAAGGACTGGTTCCACGGCAG ctgtgtgCAGGTGGAGGAGCATCATGCAGCAGATATTGACGAGTATCACTGTCCTAACTGTCATCCCATCCACGGACCCTCActca TGAAAAAGAGGAATAACTGGCACAGACACGACTACactgaggatgatgatgatggtagaCGGCCGGTTCAGGCTGGAACAGCCGTCTTCATACAGCAGCTGCAGGCCAGGAGCTTCCCCAG TGCTGATGGGATCGTGCTGCGGATGCAGGGAAGTCATGTGACCCGGCACTACCTTGAGACCGAGGGCTTCAATTACCCCATCGCAGTGCAGGACATGGAGGGGCTGGGACTCAGACTGCCCCCACCTCACTTCTCCGTCAGAGACGTCCAGCACTATGTcg GCGGAGATAAAGTGATCGACGTGATCGACGTGGCCCGGCAGGCCGACAGCAAGATGAAGCTCAGAGAGTTTGTCAAGTATTATTACCAACACGAGCGTCCCAAAGTGCTCAACCTCATCAGCCTGGAGTTCTCAGATACCaa gatggcCGAGCTGGTGGAAGTGCCGCGAATCGCCCGCGAGATGTCCTGGGTGGAGAAGTACTGGCCGGATGACTCCATCTTCCCCAAGCCGTTTGTGCAGAAGTACTGCCTGATGGGGGTGAAGAACAGCTACACTGACTTCCACATCGACTTTGGAGGAACCTCCGTCTGGTACCACGTCCTCTGG ggagaGAAGATTTTCTACCTGATCCAGCCGACTAAGACCAACCTGGCGCTGTACGAGTCGTGGAGCTCGTCAGCCAATCAGAGCGAAGTATTCTTCGGAGAGAAGGTGGAGAAGTGCTACAAGTGTGTGGTGAAGCAGGGCACCACCGTGCTGCTGCctccag GTTGGATCCACGCGGTTCTCACGTCTCAGGACTGCATGGCGTTCGGAGGGAACTTCTTACACAACCTGAACATCGACATGCAGCTCAA gtgTTACGAGATGGAGCGGAGACTGAAGACTCCAGATCTTTTCAAGTTTCCGTATTTCGAGGCCATCACCTGGTACGTGGCCAAGAACCTGCTGAAGACGCTGAAAG aGCTGCGAGAGGAGAAGCGTCAGCCTCAGGAATATCTAATAGAGGGAGTGAAAGCTTTAATATCCGCCCTGAAGACGTGGCTGAGGAGGGAG TTGACGGCAACGAGCAGCGAGATTCCGGACCACATCCAGCCGAGCCTCCTGATCAAGGAGCTAAGCAGAGAGATCCGTTACCTGGAGGAGCCGGAG GAGGATCCGAGTAAGTCGGTGAGATCTCTGGGAGACGCGGAGAGCCTGTCCGCTCGGTCCTCGCTCAGGAGACGCCGCCAGGCGCGGAGAGCCGCCCGACGACTCGGAGACCTCCATcgccatcaccatcaccatctaCACCATCATCACGAACCCAAGCTCAGATCCAACCTGGACATCCTGGAGCTGCACACCCGGGCGGTCCTGAAGAGGCTGGAGGTCGGCCCCCTGGACGAG CAGGACGCGCGCGTGAGCTCCAAGGTCAACAGGAAGTTCAAGAAGGTTTTCCAGCCGTCTGCTGTAACCATTGAGAGTAACCATGACAACGCTCTGCGGCTGGTGCTGTGTAACGGCAGGATCACATG cGAGAGGCTGTGTCTCAGTAACAGAGCGCTAAAATCGGAGAAGGACGAGACGTCGCCGTGCCAACAGTACCAGGTCAAACTGGAAAGCCCGTCGCCGTGCCAACAGGAAAAAGTAAAAGTGGAGTCGGGGTTACAGTGCGTGGGTCAGGTCGCTCATCACG AACTCAGGATAAAACTGACGAACCTCTCAGGGCTGcagaaggaggaagaggaagatgacgaggatgatgatgatgatgatgatgaagatgatgatgatgag CAGGACAGTTCAGATTCAGGGAGCTCTGAGGACGAAGAGGAGCGTGAGATGCCTGTGATCAGGAACTCAGGGAGTTACCATCACCAACCACTCAAACG GGAGCGTCCTTCCTCCCCCGGCAGGGTGCCAGAGGGGGGCGCTGTGCCTCAGGAGACGTGGTGGAGCAGCGGCAGTAGCAGCGCGGTGTGTGTCGGCGGAAGAAACGGCGGTTCAGTAGAGGAGTGTTTATACAGCGAGAGCTCACTGTCTCTGGCACTGCATCCAACAaaacgacacacacacaaccccagCCCCATCAACAACCAGGCCACTAAAG gaaagCGTCCGAAGAAAGGCAACGCGACGTCCAAGCCGAGGCTGAGCAAGCTGATGAAGATGAGCACACACACTCGACTGCTGTTATAA